In Streptomyces hawaiiensis, one genomic interval encodes:
- a CDS encoding endo-1,4-beta-xylanase: MRSLRSGSLTSLLASVVTAGSLLLAAPASHAADTPLRDLAEAKGKVMGTAVTGSKLTGTYGEIAGREFNWLTPGNAMKWGSVESSRGSYDWAEADRIVDFAEAHGQQVRGHTLLWHQQNPGWLTNGSWTRDQLSAIVQDHIATEVGRYKDRLAAWDVVNEPFNEDGTYRPTLFHTTLGQDYIAQALGWARAADPSAKLYINDYNVEGVNAKSTALYNLVKSLKERGVPIDGVGLQAHLIVGQVPSTLQQNIQRFADLGVDVAITELDIRMQLPSTPAKLTQQAADYKAVMHACVAVARCTGVTVWGFTDSDSWIPDTFPGQGAATPYDENYQPKPAYHAIAEALGGTTTPPPTDACTATYSVTSQWSNGYTGQVRIACSGASLSAWKANWTFGAGQRITQAWNASCTQSGAAVSCANAPYNGSVPDGGSVTFGFNASWSGSNPVPVVTLG, encoded by the coding sequence ATGAGATCCCTGAGATCGGGCTCACTGACCTCCCTGCTGGCCTCGGTCGTGACGGCCGGCTCCCTGCTGCTCGCGGCCCCCGCCTCGCACGCCGCAGACACCCCCCTGCGCGACCTCGCCGAAGCCAAGGGCAAGGTCATGGGCACGGCGGTCACCGGCTCGAAACTCACCGGCACCTACGGCGAGATCGCCGGGCGAGAGTTCAACTGGCTCACCCCCGGCAACGCCATGAAGTGGGGCTCGGTCGAGTCGAGCCGGGGCAGCTACGACTGGGCCGAGGCCGACCGGATCGTGGACTTCGCCGAGGCGCACGGCCAGCAGGTGCGCGGCCACACCCTGCTCTGGCACCAGCAGAACCCGGGCTGGCTGACGAACGGCAGCTGGACCCGGGACCAGCTCAGCGCCATCGTCCAGGACCACATCGCCACCGAGGTCGGCCGCTACAAGGACCGGCTGGCCGCCTGGGACGTGGTCAACGAGCCCTTCAACGAGGACGGCACCTACCGTCCGACCCTCTTCCACACCACCCTCGGTCAGGACTACATCGCGCAGGCCCTCGGCTGGGCCCGGGCCGCCGACCCGAGCGCGAAGCTGTACATCAACGACTACAACGTCGAGGGCGTCAACGCGAAGAGCACCGCCCTGTACAACCTGGTCAAGTCCCTGAAGGAGCGGGGGGTTCCGATCGACGGGGTGGGGCTGCAGGCCCATCTGATCGTCGGCCAGGTGCCCTCGACGCTCCAGCAGAACATCCAGCGCTTCGCCGACCTGGGTGTCGACGTGGCGATCACGGAGCTCGACATCCGGATGCAGCTGCCGTCGACCCCGGCGAAGCTGACCCAGCAGGCCGCCGACTACAAGGCGGTCATGCACGCCTGTGTCGCGGTGGCGCGCTGCACCGGCGTCACCGTCTGGGGCTTCACCGACTCCGACTCGTGGATCCCGGACACCTTCCCCGGCCAGGGCGCGGCCACGCCGTACGACGAGAACTACCAGCCGAAACCGGCGTACCACGCCATCGCGGAGGCGCTCGGCGGGACGACCACCCCGCCGCCGACGGACGCCTGTACGGCCACCTACAGCGTCACCAGCCAGTGGAGCAACGGTTACACGGGCCAGGTGCGGATCGCCTGCTCGGGTGCCTCGCTGTCGGCGTGGAAGGCGAACTGGACGTTCGGTGCCGGGCAGCGGATCACCCAGGCCTGGAACGCCAGCTGTACGCAGTCG
- a CDS encoding glycoside hydrolase family 3 N-terminal domain-containing protein gives MTTVPWRDPALPAAARVDDLLSRMTLEEKTAQLYGVWVGAATDGGGVAPHQHDMTVEYDWDELITHGLGQLTRSFGTAPVDPALGARALARAQRRIAGAGRFGIPAIAHEECLAGFTAWQATAYPVPLAWGATWDPPLVEEMARRIGDDLRSAGVHQGLAPVLDVVRDPRWGRVEETIGEDPYLVGTVGTAYVRGLESAGVIATLKHFAGYASSVGARNLAPVRAGVREFADVTLPPFEMALREGGARSVMAAYTETDGVPASADPGLLTRLLREEWGFTGTVVADYFGIGFLQTLHRVAGTPAGAAHAALTAGIDVELPTVKCYGRPLLEAVRSGEVPEELVDRAARHVLLQKCDLGLLDEDWTPEPATAINLDSTGNRILARRLAEESVVLLDNPDGLLPLAPDTRIAVVGPRAADALAMLGCYSFPSHVLTHHPEVPAGIEIPTVLDALRTELPDAKVTFAQGCDVTDPDTAGFEEAIARTAEADVCVAVLGDRAGLFGRGTSGEGCDVTDLGLPGAQGELLDALVATGVPVVLVLLTGRPYALGRWHGRLGAAVQAFFPGEEGGPAVAGVLSGRVNPSGRLPVSVPQVPGGQPWTYLQPPLGLAGEVSNLDPTPLYAFGHGRSYTAFAWEDCTATEPAELGTDGSYDVSVTVRNTGEREGAEVVQLYLHDPVASVTRPDVRLIGYQRVELAPGEAARVTFRFHTDLSAFTDRSGRRVVEPGALELRLAASSTDVRHTAHLTLTGPVREAGTDRRLRCETEVSGAG, from the coding sequence ATGACCACCGTGCCCTGGCGTGACCCCGCGCTGCCCGCCGCCGCCCGCGTCGACGACCTGCTCTCCCGGATGACCCTGGAGGAGAAGACCGCCCAGCTCTACGGCGTGTGGGTGGGCGCCGCGACGGACGGCGGCGGAGTCGCTCCGCACCAGCACGACATGACCGTCGAGTACGACTGGGACGAGCTGATCACCCACGGCCTGGGCCAGCTCACCCGCTCCTTCGGCACCGCCCCCGTGGACCCGGCGCTCGGCGCGCGGGCCCTGGCGCGCGCCCAGCGGCGGATCGCCGGGGCCGGCCGCTTCGGCATCCCGGCGATCGCGCACGAGGAGTGCCTGGCCGGCTTCACCGCCTGGCAGGCCACGGCCTACCCGGTCCCGCTCGCCTGGGGCGCGACCTGGGATCCGCCGCTGGTCGAGGAGATGGCCCGCCGCATCGGCGACGACCTGCGCTCGGCCGGCGTCCACCAGGGCCTCGCGCCCGTGCTGGACGTCGTACGCGATCCGCGCTGGGGCCGGGTGGAGGAGACGATCGGCGAGGACCCGTATCTGGTCGGCACGGTCGGCACGGCGTATGTGCGGGGCCTGGAGTCGGCCGGTGTCATCGCCACGCTCAAGCACTTCGCCGGGTACGCCTCCTCGGTCGGCGCGCGCAACCTCGCCCCGGTCCGGGCCGGCGTCCGCGAGTTCGCCGACGTCACCCTCCCGCCCTTCGAGATGGCCCTGCGCGAGGGCGGCGCCCGCTCCGTTATGGCCGCCTACACCGAGACGGACGGTGTCCCGGCCTCCGCGGACCCCGGACTGCTGACCCGTCTCCTGCGCGAGGAGTGGGGCTTCACCGGCACGGTCGTCGCCGACTACTTCGGCATCGGCTTCCTCCAGACCCTCCACCGCGTCGCCGGCACCCCCGCCGGGGCGGCCCACGCGGCCCTCACCGCCGGCATCGACGTCGAACTCCCCACCGTCAAGTGCTACGGCCGGCCGCTGCTGGAGGCGGTCCGCTCGGGCGAGGTCCCCGAGGAGCTCGTGGACCGGGCGGCCCGCCACGTCCTGCTCCAGAAGTGCGACCTGGGCCTGCTCGACGAGGACTGGACCCCCGAGCCGGCCACCGCGATCAACCTGGACTCCACGGGCAACCGCATCCTGGCCCGCCGCCTGGCCGAGGAGTCGGTGGTCCTGCTCGACAACCCCGACGGCCTGCTCCCGCTGGCCCCCGACACCCGGATCGCGGTGGTCGGGCCCCGGGCGGCCGACGCCCTGGCCATGCTGGGCTGCTACTCCTTCCCCTCCCACGTCCTCACCCACCACCCCGAGGTGCCGGCCGGCATCGAGATCCCGACCGTGCTGGACGCCCTGCGCACCGAACTCCCCGACGCCAAGGTGACGTTCGCGCAGGGCTGCGACGTGACGGACCCGGACACCGCCGGCTTCGAGGAGGCCATCGCCCGCACCGCCGAGGCGGACGTGTGCGTGGCGGTCCTCGGCGACCGGGCGGGCCTGTTCGGCCGCGGCACCTCGGGCGAGGGCTGCGACGTGACGGACCTGGGCCTGCCGGGCGCCCAGGGCGAGCTGCTGGACGCGCTGGTCGCCACGGGCGTCCCCGTGGTACTGGTGCTCCTGACCGGCCGCCCCTATGCCCTGGGCCGCTGGCACGGCCGCCTCGGCGCGGCCGTCCAGGCGTTCTTCCCGGGCGAGGAGGGCGGACCGGCGGTCGCGGGCGTCCTGTCGGGCCGCGTGAACCCCTCGGGCCGCCTGCCCGTGAGCGTCCCCCAGGTCCCCGGCGGGCAGCCATGGACCTACCTCCAGCCGCCCCTGGGCCTGGCGGGCGAGGTCAGCAACCTCGACCCGACCCCGCTGTACGCCTTCGGCCACGGCCGCTCGTACACGGCGTTCGCCTGGGAGGACTGCACCGCGACCGAACCGGCCGAGCTCGGCACGGACGGCTCCTACGACGTGTCGGTGACCGTCCGCAACACGGGCGAGCGCGAGGGTGCGGAGGTCGTGCAGCTGTACCTGCACGACCCGGTGGCCTCGGTGACCCGCCCCGACGTCCGGCTGATCGGCTACCAGCGGGTGGAGCTGGCCCCGGGCGAGGCGGCCCGGGTCACATTCCGTTTCCACACGGACCTTTCGGCGTTCACCGACCGTTCCGGCCGCAGGGTGGTCGAACCGGGCGCCCTGGAACTACGGTTGGCGGCGTCCAGCACGGACGTACGCCACACGGCGCACCTCACGCTCACGGGCCCGGTCCGCGAGGCCGGAACCGACCGACGGCTGCGGTGCGAGACGGAGGTGTCGGGGGCGGGGTGA
- a CDS encoding LacI family DNA-binding transcriptional regulator, which produces MTSPEPVESRTQTRTQGRTAQTATLAEIAREAGVSAPTVSKVLNGRADVAPATRSRVEDLLRAHGYRRRRAEATRSPLIDLVFHELESAWAMEVIRGVENVARDAGLSVVLSESAGRLTPGRTWADQVAARRPHGVILVLSGLDESQRALLTSRAIPFVVMDPAGDPGADVPSIGATNWQGGLAATRHLVELGHRRIGAISGPSQMMCSRARIDGYRAALETAGLPVDPALIATGDFHHEAGYRRGLELLRRPDRPTAVFAGNDLQALGLYEAARELGLRIPEDLSVVGFDDLPVAPWVGPPLTTVRQPLTEMAEAAAKLVLDLGRDGGTPAATRVELATSLVVRSSTAGPADG; this is translated from the coding sequence ATGACATCCCCGGAGCCCGTTGAAAGCCGGACGCAGACCCGGACGCAGGGGCGCACCGCGCAGACCGCGACCCTCGCCGAGATCGCCCGTGAGGCGGGCGTCTCGGCACCGACTGTTTCGAAGGTCCTGAACGGCCGGGCCGACGTCGCCCCGGCCACCCGGTCCCGCGTGGAGGACCTGCTGCGCGCCCACGGCTACCGGCGCCGCCGTGCCGAGGCGACCCGTTCGCCCCTGATCGACCTGGTCTTCCACGAGCTGGAGAGCGCCTGGGCGATGGAGGTCATCCGAGGCGTGGAGAACGTGGCCCGGGACGCCGGGCTGAGCGTGGTGCTGTCGGAGAGCGCGGGGCGGCTCACCCCCGGGCGGACCTGGGCCGACCAGGTCGCCGCGCGCCGGCCGCACGGGGTGATCCTGGTGCTGTCCGGGCTGGACGAGTCGCAACGGGCGCTGCTGACCAGCCGCGCCATCCCGTTCGTGGTGATGGACCCGGCCGGCGACCCCGGCGCCGACGTGCCGTCGATCGGTGCGACCAACTGGCAGGGCGGTCTCGCGGCCACCCGGCATCTGGTCGAGCTGGGGCACCGCAGGATCGGCGCGATCAGCGGGCCCTCGCAGATGATGTGCAGCCGGGCCCGGATCGACGGCTACCGGGCCGCCCTGGAGACGGCCGGGCTGCCCGTGGACCCCGCGCTGATCGCGACCGGCGACTTCCACCACGAGGCCGGATACCGGCGGGGCCTGGAACTGCTGCGCCGCCCGGACCGGCCGACCGCCGTCTTCGCCGGCAACGACCTCCAGGCGCTCGGGCTCTACGAAGCCGCGCGTGAGCTGGGGCTGCGCATCCCCGAGGACCTGAGCGTGGTCGGGTTCGACGATCTGCCGGTGGCGCCCTGGGTGGGGCCGCCGCTGACGACCGTACGGCAGCCGCTCACCGAGATGGCCGAGGCGGCGGCCAAGCTGGTCCTCGACCTCGGGCGGGACGGGGGGACTCCGGCGGCGACCCGGGTGGAGCTGGCGACGAGCCTGGTGGTGCGCAGCAGCACGGCGGGACCGGCCGACGGGTAG
- the rimI gene encoding ribosomal protein S18-alanine N-acetyltransferase, whose product MTEPVTCALREMRWWDIDAVLELERSLFPEDAWSRGMFWSELAHARGPEANRRYVVAEAASRIVGYAGLVANGEQADVQTIAVSRDLWGTGLGGRLLAELLRTATTFECAEVMLECRVDNVRAQKLYERFGFEPIGFRRGYYQPGNVDALVMRLTAPENSVQGTEING is encoded by the coding sequence GTGACCGAACCCGTGACGTGCGCGCTGCGCGAGATGCGCTGGTGGGACATCGACGCCGTGCTGGAGCTGGAGCGAAGCCTGTTCCCCGAGGACGCCTGGTCCCGGGGCATGTTCTGGTCCGAGCTGGCCCATGCGCGGGGACCCGAGGCCAACCGGCGGTACGTGGTCGCCGAGGCCGCCTCCCGGATCGTCGGGTACGCCGGTCTGGTCGCCAACGGTGAGCAGGCCGACGTCCAGACCATCGCCGTGTCCCGCGACCTGTGGGGCACCGGCCTCGGCGGACGGCTGCTGGCCGAACTGCTGCGGACGGCCACCACCTTCGAGTGCGCCGAGGTGATGCTCGAGTGCCGGGTCGACAACGTCCGCGCGCAGAAGCTGTACGAGCGCTTCGGCTTCGAGCCCATCGGTTTCCGGCGCGGCTACTACCAGCCGGGGAACGTGGACGCCCTGGTGATGCGCCTGACCGCCCCCGAGAACTCCGTACAAGGAACCGAGATCAATGGCTGA
- the tsaD gene encoding tRNA (adenosine(37)-N6)-threonylcarbamoyltransferase complex transferase subunit TsaD, protein MADEPLVLGIETSCDETGVGIVRGTTLLADAVASSVDEHARFGGVVPEVASRAHLEAMVPTIDRALKEAGVSARDLDGIAVTAGPGLAGALLVGVSAAKAYAYALGKPLYGVNHLASHICVDQLEHGALPEPTMALLVSGGHSSLLLSSDITSDVRPMGATIDDAAGEAFDKIARVLNLGFPGGPVIDRYAKEGDPNAIAFPRGLTGPRDPAYDFSFSGLKTAVARWIEAKRAAGEEVPVRDVAASFQEAVVDVLTRKAVRACKDEGVDHLMIGGGVAANSRLRVLAQERCESAGIRLRVPRPKLCTDNGAMVAALGAEMVARNRAASSWDLSADSSLPVTEPHVPGNHDHVHEVSKENLYS, encoded by the coding sequence ATGGCTGACGAACCCCTCGTACTGGGAATCGAGACCTCCTGCGACGAGACGGGCGTCGGCATCGTGCGGGGCACCACCCTGCTGGCCGACGCCGTCGCCTCCAGCGTCGACGAGCACGCCCGCTTCGGCGGTGTCGTCCCGGAGGTCGCGAGCCGCGCCCACCTGGAGGCGATGGTCCCCACCATCGACCGCGCGTTGAAGGAGGCGGGCGTCAGCGCCCGCGACCTCGACGGCATCGCCGTCACCGCCGGTCCCGGTCTCGCCGGTGCCCTGCTGGTCGGCGTCTCCGCGGCGAAGGCCTACGCGTACGCGCTCGGCAAGCCCCTCTACGGCGTCAACCACCTCGCCTCGCACATCTGCGTGGACCAGCTGGAGCACGGCGCGCTGCCCGAGCCGACGATGGCCCTGCTGGTCTCCGGCGGCCACTCCTCGCTGCTGCTGTCCTCGGACATCACCTCCGACGTCCGCCCGATGGGCGCCACCATCGACGACGCGGCCGGTGAGGCCTTCGACAAGATCGCCCGCGTGCTGAACCTCGGCTTCCCGGGCGGCCCGGTCATCGACCGGTACGCGAAGGAGGGCGACCCGAACGCGATCGCCTTCCCCCGCGGCCTGACCGGCCCGCGCGACCCGGCCTACGACTTCTCCTTCTCCGGGCTGAAGACCGCCGTGGCGCGCTGGATCGAGGCCAAGCGGGCGGCGGGGGAGGAGGTGCCGGTGCGGGACGTGGCGGCCTCCTTCCAGGAGGCGGTCGTGGACGTGCTGACCCGCAAGGCCGTCCGGGCCTGCAAGGACGAGGGCGTCGACCACCTGATGATCGGCGGTGGCGTGGCCGCCAACTCCCGGCTGCGCGTCCTCGCCCAGGAGCGCTGCGAGTCCGCCGGGATCCGGCTGCGCGTGCCGCGGCCCAAGCTGTGCACGGACAACGGCGCGATGGTCGCCGCCCTCGGCGCCGAGATGGTCGCACGGAACCGGGCGGCGTCGTCCTGGGACCTGTCGGCCGACTCGTCCCTGCCGGTGACCGAGCCGCACGTCCCGGGCAACCACGACCATGTGCACGAGGTCAGCAAGGAGAACCTCTACTCGTGA
- the tsaB gene encoding tRNA (adenosine(37)-N6)-threonylcarbamoyltransferase complex dimerization subunit type 1 TsaB translates to MLLLALDTATPAVTVALHDGRDVIASSSQVDARRHGELLLPAIDRMLAEAGLRLDAVTGVVAGIGPGPYTGLRVGLMTAETFGLALGVPVHGVCTLDGLAYATDLQGPFVVATDARRKEVYWARYTDSRTRVTDPAVDRPADIAGQVEGLPAVGAGALLYPETFPKAHEPEHVSAAALARLAAEKLAAGEELPAPRPLYLRRPDAQVPKNYKVVTPK, encoded by the coding sequence GTGCTCTTGCTCGCTCTGGATACCGCCACGCCCGCCGTCACCGTCGCGCTGCACGACGGACGCGATGTCATCGCCTCGTCGAGTCAGGTGGACGCGCGGCGGCACGGGGAACTGCTGCTGCCGGCGATCGACCGGATGCTCGCCGAGGCCGGTCTGCGGCTCGACGCCGTCACCGGGGTCGTCGCCGGGATCGGTCCGGGACCGTACACCGGGCTGCGCGTCGGTCTGATGACCGCGGAGACCTTCGGGCTCGCGCTCGGCGTCCCCGTGCACGGCGTGTGCACGCTGGACGGCCTCGCCTACGCCACCGACCTGCAGGGCCCGTTCGTCGTCGCGACCGACGCCCGCCGCAAGGAGGTGTACTGGGCCCGCTACACCGACTCCCGCACCCGGGTCACCGACCCGGCCGTGGACCGGCCCGCCGACATCGCCGGGCAGGTCGAGGGTCTGCCCGCGGTCGGCGCGGGCGCGCTGCTGTACCCGGAGACCTTCCCCAAGGCGCATGAGCCGGAGCACGTGTCCGCCGCCGCCCTCGCCCGGCTGGCCGCGGAGAAGCTGGCGGCCGGAGAGGAACTCCCCGCGCCCCGGCCGCTGTACCTGCGCCGCCCCGACGCCCAGGTCCCCAAGAACTACAAGGTGGTCACCCCCAAGTGA